A genomic window from Silene latifolia isolate original U9 population chromosome 11, ASM4854445v1, whole genome shotgun sequence includes:
- the LOC141612470 gene encoding cell number regulator 9-like, giving the protein MKQPAVGIPLAAQSYAPQTPQHGGVGGEFSTGLCDCFSDCSLCCLTCWCPCITFGRIAEIVDKGSSSCGVSGALYTLIMAFTGCQWVYSCTYRSKLKAQYGMEDNTCGDCCTHFWCEPCALCQEYRELQHRGYDVALGWHGNMERQNAGMMPPQMGGGMMR; this is encoded by the exons ATGAAGCAGCCAGCGGTTGGGATTCCATTAGCCGCCCAATCCTATGCTCCGCAAACTCCGCAACATGGCGGGGTCGGCGGAGAATTCTCCACTGGTCTTTGTGATTGTTTCTCTGATTGTTCATTAT GTTGTTTGACATGTTGGTGCCCTTGCATCACATTTGGACGTATTGCTGAGATTGTCGACAAAGGCTCATcat CATGTGGAGTGAGTGGGGCATTGTACACCTTGATTATGGCCTTCACAGGATGTCAATGGGTATACTCATGCACATATAGGTCTAAATTGAAGGCACAATATGGAATGGAAGACAATACTTGCGGAGATTGTTGCACTCATTTTTGGTGTGAACCTTGCGCCTTATGTCAAGAATACCGTGAGCTTCAACACCGTGGCTACGACGTTGCACTCG GATGGCATGGGAACATGGAAAGGCAAAATGCTGGCATGATGCCTCCGCAAATGGGAGGCGGGATGATGCGATAA